The bacterium region GGCCAAAGCCAGAAGGAGCAGCGGGTCAACCCCGAAGACCTCCCCCGCCTTTTCGGCGTCCTCGAGGTACGTAAGCGGGTATGCGAGGGAGAGGACCCACAGACCTCCGGGCTCGTCACCGACCAGGGCGCGGGAGGCGTACTCGATTTCGGGACGGACGTCGTAGTCGCCCACCTCGTAGCCGCGCCGGGCGCAGGCCAAGGCCAGCCACGCTTCGGCCTCGGAATCGTCGCTGCGGTAACGGGCCAGAACTCCGGCGTAGGCGTTGAAGAGCGCGTCGTCGGCCGCGCTCGCGAGCGCCAGAAGCAGGTCCAGCTCCTCGTCCCCGGGTCGGGAATACAAAAGGTCGGCGAGGCCGCCTCGGGGGGCTAATCCCTCCGGTTCGGGCGCGAGCCACCACTCGACGCCGCGGATTGGAAGCTCGTAGAAGGGATAGGCCCAGTTGTAAGCCGGCGGCACGGAACCGTTTCCCGCCAGTTCCTCCATCCTCGGCCGCCAGTACTCCACATGGTAACTGTATTCGGAGTCGTCCCCGGTCTGGGCGAAGGCCTCCGCCGCCTGGGCCCACTCGCCATCCTTCGCGCGGATGGTGGCCAACCGCCAGGCGGCGCGCGCCCGCTCCTTGCCGGAGAGCCCCCCGGCCAGCGCGTCGGCGTACAACCGGGCGGCCTCGTAAGGGTCGGACGTGCGCCGCAGGTTGGCCCGGTAGAAACAAGCCTTGGCCACGGCCTCGCCCGCGTCACGTTCGAGGTACGTTCCGGCCAACTCCGGCGGGACCGTCGTCTCGGTCACTCGGGACCACTGCTCTTCCGCGGCCTCGCGCCGGTCCCGGCTCAGTTCGGTCACACCGGAGTAGAGGCGCGCCAGGCCGGAATAAGACGGGTCGTCGAACAGCTCGGCGTACTGGGCCAGCGCCTGGCGCGGACGGCCGATGGCGTGCTCGTACTCCCCCTTGAGGAGGTAGACCGCCGGCGAGAGGGTGAGCCCGTCAATCGCCCTCGCCGCGAGCCCCGTGTTCCCCACCTCGAGCGCCAGGGCCGCCAGGCGGGGCAGCTCTTCGGCGGGGCAGCGCTTCAGGTCGCCGAGGAAGGCGAAGGCCTCCCTAGGGGCGTAGAGGGCCAGCTCCCAGGCCGCGTCGCGAGAATCCAGAAGCTGGCGGGCCTGGATGAGCCACACGGTCAGATCCATCCAGGGCGGCGAGCCGACCTCCACCTCGCCCCGCATGCGCTCCAGCTCGTTGGCGAGCCCCAATCCGCCGCCGGCCTCTCGGCAAGCGGCGAGGTATTGCGGAAAAACGAGGGGGCGCAACGCGGGGGTCGCCAGGCGCCAGGCCTTCTCCAGGGCCGACCGGCGCAATTCGGTCTCGTCGTAGCCGTCGAGCTCCCCGGCGCGCACCAGGGAAGCGACGGATCCCAGGGCGCCATCTCCGACCGTTTCCAGCCGCGCCAGCCCCTCGTCGGAAAAGCCTTCCGCTAAAAGCGCGATGCCGTAGCCGAGTTCCAAGACGGGGTCCTCCCCCGGCGGTGGGGCGTTGTCCGGAGTGAGGCGCACCTTGCCGGAGACGGCTAGGCGGACCCGTTGCAGACGCGCCGCGGCGGAGTCCAGGCCGGCGAGGAGCGAGTCCGCCCGGGTCGGGTCGTTGTCGGAGAGGGCCAGCTGGGCCTCGGCGTACACGCACTCGGGCGAATTTTTTGGTAAATCCGCCACCAATTCATGCGCGCGCTCGGGCAAGCCGGCCGCGAGGTACTCCACCGGCCCCGGCGCCGGAAACCGCCCGATCAGCCCCTTCAGCCCCTCGGGCGGGGAACAGGCCAGGCTAAGGGCGAGCAGTACGCCCGGCAAGTATTTCAGCCATCTCATCGGTGTACTCACCGTCGGCCCCGTGGGTGAGAAGGGGTGAAAGGACGTCCAGATCTACTCCGCCCCCCTTCGTCGCTTCCAGGAGGACGAGCCGCGCCGGTCGGTCCGGCCCGGGGTGGACCAGGCGCATCCGCTTCGGTTCCAGCCGCCTCGACCGTAGCTCCGCCACGAGCTCGGCCAGCCGTCGGGCCGTGTAAATCAGCGTAAGCGCGCCACCGTCGGCGAGGAGCAGTCGCGCCGCGTCCAAGAAGTCGCCCAGGCCAGAGTAAACCTCCCGGCGGGCGGCATCCCGGGTCGCATCCGGGCTCCGTCGGCCGTCGGAGTGGGCGCGGTAGGGCGGGTTGGCGATGACGCGGTCGAAGCGGCCCGGTTCGCCAAGTTCCTGCCGGCGGCGCAGGTCGCCCGTTTGAACCGTGAGCGGAAAACCACCCATCCGCGCGTTCAGCTCGGCGAGGCTGGCCAGTTCGCGCTGGATTTCAATCCCCCAGGCCGCGGGGGATTTCCCCAGGTACAGGGCGGCCAGAGACGCAGCCCCGTTGCCCAGACCGAGCTCGGCGAGGGGCCCGTCGCCGGGAGCGAGGAAATCCGCCAGAAGAACGGCGTCCACGCTGGTCCGCGGACCGGCGCCCGGCTGGCGGAGCCTGAGAGCCCCGTGGAAGAGTGTGAATGTCTCGGTGAAGTTCGCCATCCCCCGGGCCCCGAAGCGGTTCCGGGCTTGATTGTAGCAACGCGACTCCCGCCCGGCAAGGCCGGTGACCCCTTTGACGGCGAAGAGCCCGCTGTGCTAAGCTCACCCAAAGATGCGAAGCGTGGAAGCCTGATTGGAGAAACTGATGGCCGCTTACTCTTTTCTTGATCTGGCTGAAGATGTATTAAAAGTATCTTCGAAACCTCTGACCTTCCAAGAAATTTGGCAGATTGGGAAGGATAAAGGTCTCGTCAATAAAATCAAGACGACCGGTAAAACACCATGGCAGAGCCTTGGCGCGCAACTATACGTAGACGTACGAGATAATAAAGACTCTCTTTTCATCAAGGTGGGCAAACGACCAGCACGGTTTTTTTTGAATAATAGAGCCGCCGATCTCAACCAGGATATCGTTAAGGATATTGAAAATGAAGAGACAAAGAAGAAGGAGAAAAACACCGAATATTCAGAGCGCGATCTCCATCCACTTTTAACTTACTTCGTGTACGCTAACACAACTTTCAACCGTGGTCGATCAATCTTGACCAAGACTATAAATCACGAGAAATCAAAGCGTTCTGGATATAATAGCTGGATATACCCCGATATAGTAGGTTTTTACTTGCCAATCGAGGACTGGCTGCCGGAAGTAATTGAGTTCAATCGGATGTCAGACAATAATTCCATTCGCTTATTCTCTTTTGAGTTGAAAAAGAGCCTTACAAAAGTAAATTACAGGGAATCATACTTTCAAGCTGTTTCTAACTCATCTTGGGCACACGAAGGGTATCTTGTTGCGGCAGATATACTACAAGACGACGACTTTCTTTCCGAATTGGAGCGTCTTTCATCTTCATTTGGAATTGGTATCATCCACCTTGATCTGAAAGATATTGACAGTTCTAGCATTCTTTATCCTGCCCGCAGCAGAGATTTTCTAGATTGGGAAACAATAAACAAATTGTGCGAGCAAAACACGGATTTTAAAAAGTTCCTTAAGGATGTTAAAATTGATTTTGAATCCAAGCGATTACATGGGAATGAATTCGACGATGTAATAAAGGACCCATATAAGCACATTAAGTATAAACTCAAGATCGAGCAAGATACTTGAGCGGACGTATAAAATCGCACTGCCGATTATTCTTAAACGGAGGGTGATGAGCGACGGCATGATCGAGCTGACGACCCCGCTGACCGAAAAAACGGCCCGCGGCCTTAAGGCCGGCGACCGGGTCCGGCTCTCCGGAATCGTTTACACCGGTCGGGACGCCGCCCACGCCCGTCTGATCGAGCTATTGGAGAAGGGGGAGAAGCTGCCCTTCCCGCCCGAGGGCGCCGTCATCTACTACGTGGGGCCCGCTCCGGCCAAGCCGCCGCGCCCCATCGGCTCCGCCGGCCCGACCACCTCCTACCGGATGGATTCCTACACCCCGCCGCTGTTGAAGGCCGGGGTGCGGGGGATGATCGGCAAGGGGCTGCGGGGGGAGAACGTTGTCGAGGCGATGAAAAAGCACGGAGCCGTTTACTTCGCCGCCATCGGCGGGGCCGCCGCGCTCATCTCCAAGTCCATCCTCTCCGCCGAGGTCATCGCTTACGAGGACCTCGGCCCCGAGGCCATCCGCCGTCTCGAGGTCAAGGACTTCCCCCTGGTCGTGGCCCAGGATTCCCACGGGCGCAGCGCCTACGAGGACGGCAAGCGGAAGTACCGCTCCATCGAGACGGTTTGAGCCCCCGACCCCCGAACGCACCCGACCCGGGACCCGGCGACGGGTCCCGTTATCGTACCGCACCCCGCGGAGGAACCCCATGAGCCGCATCCTCTTCCTCGGCGACGTCATGGGCCGGCCGGGACGACTGGCGTTGAAAACGCACCTGCCCGCCGTCCTCACCGAATATTCCCCCGACCTCGTCATCGCCAACGTCGAGAACG contains the following coding sequences:
- a CDS encoding Fe-S-containing hydro-lyase, which codes for MSDGMIELTTPLTEKTARGLKAGDRVRLSGIVYTGRDAAHARLIELLEKGEKLPFPPEGAVIYYVGPAPAKPPRPIGSAGPTTSYRMDSYTPPLLKAGVRGMIGKGLRGENVVEAMKKHGAVYFAAIGGAAALISKSILSAEVIAYEDLGPEAIRRLEVKDFPLVVAQDSHGRSAYEDGKRKYRSIETV
- a CDS encoding HTH domain-containing protein, with translation MEKLMAAYSFLDLAEDVLKVSSKPLTFQEIWQIGKDKGLVNKIKTTGKTPWQSLGAQLYVDVRDNKDSLFIKVGKRPARFFLNNRAADLNQDIVKDIENEETKKKEKNTEYSERDLHPLLTYFVYANTTFNRGRSILTKTINHEKSKRSGYNSWIYPDIVGFYLPIEDWLPEVIEFNRMSDNNSIRLFSFELKKSLTKVNYRESYFQAVSNSSWAHEGYLVAADILQDDDFLSELERLSSSFGIGIIHLDLKDIDSSSILYPARSRDFLDWETINKLCEQNTDFKKFLKDVKIDFESKRLHGNEFDDVIKDPYKHIKYKLKIEQDT
- a CDS encoding SAM-dependent methyltransferase gives rise to the protein MANFTETFTLFHGALRLRQPGAGPRTSVDAVLLADFLAPGDGPLAELGLGNGAASLAALYLGKSPAAWGIEIQRELASLAELNARMGGFPLTVQTGDLRRRQELGEPGRFDRVIANPPYRAHSDGRRSPDATRDAARREVYSGLGDFLDAARLLLADGGALTLIYTARRLAELVAELRSRRLEPKRMRLVHPGPDRPARLVLLEATKGGGVDLDVLSPLLTHGADGEYTDEMAEILAGRTARP